AAGCATCCCATTCTTAAGGAGCGATCGCAATCATGACGTggaaataaatcaataaaatctTAATTAGGAAACATTTTTATGAGAATTTAATGTACAACTAAGtgtaattaatatttattttataaggATGACTTCCAAACAAATTTGATGCACACTTCTCATTTGGTTTTAGTTGGAAGAATGAAATATTttgagaataaaataaaataaaattttgaacaaTCTGatgggaaaaaaaagaaaatgaataataattaataaaaagaaAGTGAAATTACGGCTTCTCGTTTAAAAGGATCTCTAAAAGCAATATCGATGATAGCTTTGGTAGGGATGATCTTCCAGGTGGGAATTATCTTGCAAAGTTTCGTCAAAATGTTTGTGACTAATGGATTCGGCTTCACATCTCCTGTCATCTGCATTCATtcatttttaaatattagttaataataatagtaataaaattcacatttatttgtgttataattttttatttctttttctttgacaAGCATGTAAAAAAATATGCACGTGACCATTCAAGAGAGAGCGCACACCTTACACATGGGAGCTACCAAAACGGCACCGTCCCAATACTCTGGCTTCTTTCTGTGCAATAGAATAATAACTGCTCCTCCCATGGACTCCCCCAACAGAAACCTCTGCTTTCCTCTGTTCTCTGTTCTTTCTGTAGtatttattaccattattatttaaAGAGGAATCCATCATTTAACTATTATCAAATCACTATTAACAATTAATAATGATCTGTAAATCATGCCACTTTTGAATTTTGATTATTAATTAAGAAAGACGTAAGTTTTATTTtttccaaccaaaaaaaaaaagaaaaaagaaaacaatgcaTGATGTGACCTTGAGAGTGGTTTCATAAATCATACGACTTTTCTCTGTTTGGAAGAATGAAGACACAGAATTTTTCAAATCAGACACTCCTCTGTTTCGAAGAATGAAACGGAGAATTTTTTAAATCAGACCCAGAAAGGAAAAGGAAGGTAGCAATCTTACCAGAAATCTCGGTGAAGTGATCGGAGCAGTCGTCGACGATGCGATCGAAACGTGGGATGTATCCGTTGAGGCCTGCTGATTTGCCGTGGCCTTCGTAGTCGATGCCGTAGGCTGCGTACCCTGCGTTTGCGAGCCGAGATCCTGTGTCTGCGAATCATCAAGCCATTATCAAGTATATATCTCCGTGTTTGTGTTTGTCGAGATTTTCCCGATCATTTTCCcgagaaagagaaagaggagggggggggggggttgggaaAACTGAATTGATGAAGCGGAGAGGTGTTGAGTAATTACCGAACATGGTGGTGCCGGACTCCATGGCGTAACCATGGCAGAGAAAGACCAAGGCCTTGGCTTCTCCATTGGCAGGCAGCCAACTGCAGGTGAAGAGCTCCAATCCTCGAGAGTTCAATATAAATTCCTGCGCGGTTTCCCAAtacaaacctcgtaaaaaaataattgaaaaaattgaaattgtATGTGTAAATGATTATGAATCGTGAATGGAACCAGGCTAACCTCTTCGTATTTGATCCTCTCCGATTGACTTGCCTGTAAAAAAACCCAACAAAAAAAAAGTGACTATCAGGAGAGAAACagagtcagagagagagagagagagaggagagaaacaCAGAGACAGAGTAATTACCATGAAGAGGAGAATCAGAAGCAGAGGAAGAAAGTGATAGACGAGCGAACAGAGAAAGGATCAGAGagagggaggaggaggaggaggaaaatTAATAGGAAAAATGAATAAGATAAAAACAGAGTGGGGGAAAATGAGGATTAGAGAGTATTAGAGGAGAATCTTGTTGAGGAGAACCCGGAGACAACCAAGAGGTCAGAGGAGAATCCCGCGACAATCAAGAGGATTCTCCAATTTCAAATTGTAAATTTGTTATTTGTTGTAATGTTAACGTATACAATTGTAAATTTGTTCTTCTGTTGTAACGTTAAAAATACAACTGTAAATTTGCTATTCTATTATAAAGTTAACATATACAACTGTAAACTTGCTATTCTGTTATAAAGTTAACATATACAACTGTAAATTtgctattttattttaaatgcaatTATGCTTGTGACGTTACCTTCTCATGGTATTAGAGTGACTTTCGATTAATaccttaaattttatttttttcaaggtCGATTCAAGCTCCAATTAGCTTCTGCTCAATACGACAGTTCACATGGTATCATTAAACTCACTTCTACCAATTACCTCATGTGGTGTAGCTAATTCGTTTCAATAGTTGAAAGTCAAGATCTCATGGGCTTCTTGGACAGGTCTTCACCTGTACCCACAACCCTAGTTCGAAAGGGTTCAAATCAAGTTCCTAATCTAACTTACAAGAAATGGCATACGCAGGATAGGATGTTGCTTAACCTCATTTACACTTTTCTTACAAAAGAATGTATGGTCAAGATGGTTAATTCCTCAACTGCTCGTGATGCTTGGTTGACTCTCGAAGGATCATGTTCTCACGGCTCCAAGACAATAGAAATTCAATTGAAAACGAACTTCAGTTAATGCAGTGTGGCTCTTGCAATGTGGCTGAATATGTTTGTTCTTTTCGCTCTCTTTGTGATCAACTCAGTGCTATTGGCAAACCGGTTGATGAAACTAACAAGGTACATTGTGTTGATTCAGGTGTAATCCAAAGAAGAAGTGAATTGAGtaatttaaaaatctttaaatttattttaccacttaatccatatttcaatatttaacaaattaattgcagagacttgaaattaattcaaattattatttcaataaattctattttatccaattaattatcaagtgcgtataatataaatcaacatacaagcatgcaaaagctgataatgaaatgcaagaggaaattaaaaagataaggaaagagagaaggcaaacatgatcttatgagattcagccaacccgacTTACGTCCTTGTCTTGAgcaaccaactcaaggattctacAAAATCCCCGCTCCTTTAACTGgaacggaacttcccttacaatccactgcttacaagaggcacaacttcctcctcacccagttcacaacctgaaccgtgattacaatataaaatttcaaatctgcaaaaactcaatattgcttctacacAAActggtgagtacaatagaaattcctaacacatattcatatgataaaaacttgaaactcaatgagTCTATCTAATGTGGTTAAtaaaatctctgaataatctttgatttaaaagaatatgactattccgcttcaaatattgaatccatccaaatgatctcaatacaaatatgtaattcagttttgctccaaaaatctagatcgatcagttttattccaaatatccaaaatacaatatgatctttatatatgaatatacatatacaatatgtgttccaaagatcaaaagcctaatataatatttttcagaaaaaatccctcaataatatatatttatgagctcttaggatatttaatcaagtggttttgtaaaatcgaaaatatcgagtctttaaatgaataaacacttgaatcaaaaatattcaaccattggcaaaacttttctcaagtagtgattttttcaaaacaatctatatataagtacactcaagatcaatcttttaaataatatttaatgatatatttttgagatgaaaaactctttgagaataagtagtaacaaataaatcgatttaccaaatctcaataccaagttgaatgcacaacaatcgctaAAATGCcatttgaaaatcaatgtagtcttaactcagatttgacgtatatgctttgaaatcccaagcaagaatttagcagtgtgttcaatgctctcccaagttgtgctaaacgttcaaGACACTCAATCTCATGCCAAATGTTAAGgcattagggtttagaggttgattatataggtaatctcggccttaggataagttCTGACTGTTGGATTAATTTGATCGAGTGTATGACCCGCGTGTTCTCTTgctaaagatcatatttttaaacttcccgcaagttcagacgattgaagattcgggttcagatgtctgatgttccttaaagcaccgaaaattatagtctggacactGGATTAGACGactaaactgagggttcagtcttctgaagtcccttATAGtgatcctttaaaaaaaaaaaattaattaaaaaaattttaaattaaaattaaaattttttaaaaataataaaaaaataattaaataatataatattataaggatatatatacatatatatataaaaatatataattataaactAAAGCTTCCTGAAGTA
This region of Malania oleifera isolate guangnan ecotype guangnan chromosome 10, ASM2987363v1, whole genome shotgun sequence genomic DNA includes:
- the LOC131167047 gene encoding caffeoylshikimate esterase-like isoform X2 is translated as MASQSERIKYEEEFILNSRGLELFTCSWLPANGEAKALVFLCHGYAMESGTTMFDTGSRLANAGYAAYGIDYEGHGKSAGLNGYIPRFDRIVDDCSDHFTEISERTENRGKQRFLLGESMGGAVIILLHRKKPEYWDGAVLVAPMCKIRNNPYCYKGRPRLQTGNELLRVSLDIQRRLSEVSLPFLVLHGGEDKVTDISASEELYESATSWDKNFKVYPGMWHSLTYGESLDNTDIVFADIVEWLDERSLSPAPSRLEQQLKHLYDDHHSTKQ